The genomic DNA CAGGGTCCACCGCTATCCGCTCAGTCGGCTCGTCAGCGGAGGCCAGCGAACTGAAACCAAAAAACACTGCCACGAAACAAAGCGATCGAATCAAATGCGACATGGGAAAACGCCTTTCGGTTGAGGAGGAAGAAAGGTAACCTGATGCATACATGCAATACGGTTGCAATAGCGGTTGGTTCGCCCAGCAACGCGAAAATCCTGGTTTTCCAGAGAGGCATCGAAACATGGCTGGCAAACTTCGTGGGCTACGATTCGGCAACTTCCTTCACGTTCGATGAAACGTCCCTTTTATGAAACAGATCCCCACCAACTTGATTACCGGATTTCTTGGCTGCGGCAAGACGACGGCAATCAATGAATTGTTGAAGCACCGCCCGGATAGCGAGCGTTGGTCGATCTTTGTCAATGAATATGGCATGGTGACCATTGATGAAATGCTAATCGACTCGGCGACCCCCGAGGTCAACGTGCAAGAACTTGGCGGTGGTTGTTTATGCTGTACCGTTGCGATGGTGTTCGATCCGCTGTTTGACCAGTTCATCCGTCGCAGCAAGCCAGACCGCATCTTGTTGGAGCCGAGCGGTGCGGGGCATCCGGCGGCGCTCGTCGATCGACTGCGCGGTGAAAAGTTTAGCGAGCTAATCGACTTGCGAGCCACGATCTGTCTGATCGATCCACAGGATTGGGACAAGCCGCAATGGCGTGATTCGGCCGTCTTTCACGACCAAATTCAGATGGCCGATGTCGTGGCCATCACGTTCGCTGACAAAAGAGCATCCGAGCAGACGCAGCGATGCCGCCGGTGGATCGAATCGTTTGACCCGCCCAAACTGTTAGTTGTCGAAACCAGCTACGGAAAGATAGAACCCGAGTGGCTCGACCTGCGGCAAACCGTCGTTCGACCGCCCAAATTCGGCGACGCGCACGATCACGACCGACTCGCTTCGCAGCACCAGCACGGCATCAGCGAGCTGACAGAAATCGAAACTCCGCCAAGAGTTGGCAAGCCGAGGCGATTTGAAAACAAGGGAGATGAACAATGGGCGTGCGGCTGGATCTTCTCAGTCGACGAGATTTTTGATCGCGATCAATTACTCGATCTATTGGGTTACCTTCAGCCCGTCGTCCGTCTCAAGGGTGTGTTCCGATGCCGGGATGATTGGTGGGTGATCAACCGCAGTAAAAACGAAACGTCATTCCAAACAACTACCTACCGTCGCGACAGTCGTCTCGAAATCATCACCGACATTCCGACCTCCGGCTGGCCCGAGTTGGAACAGATGATTTTGAAATGCCAGTGATCCTGAAATGCCGCAGCCAGAACCGATCGCAAATACGCCAAGCCGGAGCATGGGCGCGCCGGTAGAACCGCAATTCAGTTGTCAATTTCGCAACAGCCACATCGGCAACCGTACCGGCGATTGAGCAGGTGACCGCAAACGAGCAGGCATCCACCGAGTGGCGTGACCCAGGGAATCAGCCACGTCGGAACATTCAGAATGTTGGCGTTGGTCGTGTTCGCCGCCACCAGATTCGCTTGTTGAGTCGCGTCGGTAGCACAGTGTGAACAGCAAGCATCGGTGCAGGCGGTTGCGGCGGCGGTGGCCGTTTCGCAGGAGGCACAGCAATCCCCCGTCATCCCAAACGCTGCACTGGTGATGACGGTGATCCCCATGAAGGCGATCACAGCTGGAGTCAGTCGCCGGTGCTTTCGCCAGCCGGGAACGAACGCCGCCAGGGCGATCAC from Rosistilla oblonga includes the following:
- a CDS encoding CobW family GTP-binding protein — protein: MKQIPTNLITGFLGCGKTTAINELLKHRPDSERWSIFVNEYGMVTIDEMLIDSATPEVNVQELGGGCLCCTVAMVFDPLFDQFIRRSKPDRILLEPSGAGHPAALVDRLRGEKFSELIDLRATICLIDPQDWDKPQWRDSAVFHDQIQMADVVAITFADKRASEQTQRCRRWIESFDPPKLLVVETSYGKIEPEWLDLRQTVVRPPKFGDAHDHDRLASQHQHGISELTEIETPPRVGKPRRFENKGDEQWACGWIFSVDEIFDRDQLLDLLGYLQPVVRLKGVFRCRDDWWVINRSKNETSFQTTTYRRDSRLEIITDIPTSGWPELEQMILKCQ
- a CDS encoding MerC domain-containing protein encodes the protein MSDQPYSLPVGLDQAAVPTTATSAWKDWIGIVASVACAIHCAAMPFVIAFLPALGLSFLADEAFHKWMALACFVIALAAFVPGWRKHRRLTPAVIAFMGITVITSAAFGMTGDCCASCETATAAATACTDACCSHCATDATQQANLVAANTTNANILNVPTWLIPWVTPLGGCLLVCGHLLNRRYGCRCGCCEIDN